The following proteins are encoded in a genomic region of Duffyella gerundensis:
- a CDS encoding DUF2857 domain-containing protein has translation MNTNLSRAANGFLLDLVMELKNGFIRRCDKMGLTGEEIAALKDMTIEDIHYICNSEVSVLSFQINHENLSRLLNQARAEQTRLKRLDRALALGGSIALLSHFFGLPSSEVATRRRIAGIKVRAGRGTVISDEESARLWSIWDNSGKTVSCDTEEGLEIMLLAAEEMNIPLTAVWNTIRKWESERLTAASRKMA, from the coding sequence CCGCGCTGCTAACGGTTTCCTGCTCGATCTCGTTATGGAGCTTAAAAATGGTTTCATTCGCCGCTGCGACAAAATGGGCCTAACCGGAGAAGAGATTGCCGCACTCAAGGATATGACCATCGAGGATATTCACTACATCTGTAACAGTGAGGTTTCGGTGCTGTCGTTTCAGATAAACCATGAAAACCTCAGCCGGCTGCTAAACCAGGCCCGGGCAGAGCAGACTCGACTTAAGCGGCTCGATCGTGCCCTGGCTTTGGGTGGTTCAATCGCGCTGCTGTCACATTTCTTTGGCTTGCCAAGCAGCGAAGTTGCAACCCGTCGGCGCATTGCCGGCATAAAAGTTCGTGCCGGTCGGGGAACAGTCATATCTGACGAGGAGAGCGCCCGGCTCTGGTCGATTTGGGATAACAGTGGCAAGACAGTCTCCTGCGACACGGAGGAAGGTCTTGAAATCATGCTGCTTGCGGCCGAGGAAATGAACATTCCGCTGACTGCCGTCTGGAATACGATCCGTAAGTGGGAAAGCGAAAGACTGACCGCGGCGAGTCGAAAAATGGCATAA